DNA sequence from the Candidatus Aegiribacteria sp. genome:
TATAGATCCCCAGACCTGCATAGGATGCGGGTTCTGTCAGGGGGTGTGCAGCTATGACGCAATACGCTAAGGTTTTTGCAATTCTAGCTGCTGCTCTGGTGCTTGTATCTGCATGCAAGGGACCGGTCGAAAGTACCCAGTTGATTGTAGACACCGATGCCTGTACCGGTTGCGGAGAATGTGTTGAAGTTTGTCCATACGGAGCTATAGAAGTAATAGATGGTGATGCCGTGATTGATCCTTCCCTCTGCCACTTCTGCTACAGATGTGTTGAGCAGTGTCCGGAAGGAGCGATATACTGATGATCAGAAAAACGCTTCCATTGCTTCTTCTTCCAGCTCTTGTTTTCGCGGCTTCTCTTGATGGATGGATGGATGTTCAGACGGGCGGTGACAGCCTCTCTCCTGAACCCGGGAGACTCGAACTTGGAGGAATGCTCGGTACTGAAAGCTGGACCCTCATCCTTGAGGAGCAGTATTCTCACGAGGACACCACCGGTATTGTGCCAAGAATACTTAATACGTACAGCCAGACTGATATTGATTTCATTATGAATGCAGGACCTGTTACCATAAATCCTGATATATGCTGGACTGTTGATCTGGGCGATAAACCGGAACTGGTTCTTCCGGTACAGGCCGGAGTCGCATACAGAGAAGGTTTTATTAGACCCGGACTGTCTCTTGCTGCTGATTTTTCAGAGAATTATCATGTCTTCGTAAGAGGGCTGTACTGGAACAGAGATTTAAAGCAGGAGGATGGTTACGATCTAGCCTGGACGGAATCCCGTCTGAACGGCGGAATCTCCTGTGAGACATCAGGATTTACAATGAGCATGTCAGGTTTGTACCATAATACGAGCTCTGATTTCATTGATTATGAATCAACATGGGGCAGGTTTGATATCGCGTTTGCAACTGAGCCGCAATCCCTTCCCGCCCACTTTTATGTAGCAGGCGACGTCACATACTCATTCTACAACGGTACCAATTTCCTGGGGAATGATCTGGCTGACAGGTTCACCTCAAGGATCAGATTGGTTCGCATGATAATTCCCTCACTTGCGGTGAACACTACATTCGAATCCGTAATCGATTACGATGGAGTTATCAGGCCCGCATGTACTTCCGCCGAATCAAGAATTATCTATCACTTTATGAGTTCGAGGGAAGTGCCCTCGGTAATCACGTTATCAGGCAAGCTTTCAAGCTCTTCGATCCGTACTGAACGCGCTGTTCTATTCTCAAGAATCAATTTCTACAGGGGATTATCGCTTCTGCTTAATGCTGAAGCCCGCTCAACCCCTACCTCGGTTGCCGGAGCAGGTGATACAAGAAAGCGGATTGTATTCGGTCCAGGACTGGAATACCAGCTTGGAACCACCCTTCGCGTATGGGGTATCATTGAGCAGGAAAGGACTGACCTGGAAGAAGTTGAGGTCTGGTGGCGTGTGCGGACAGGTCTGGAGTTCTATCCGGGTTCGCTGAGCTTTTAGCAGCATTATTATTCTGGCATACCTGCCTACAGGGACACATTCAGTGTCCCTGTACGGCTTTTACGGGAAGGCCGCCTTTTGTTTGAATCGTTGAGCGCAGGACTGTCGCTGGGTCTGGCAACAGGTTTGACCTGTCTTGCTTCCTGTGGTCCTGTTTACGGAGTTTACCTTCTGGGGGAGAAGCGAACAGGATTTCAGGCATTGTGGGTTATACTGAAGCTCAACGCCGGAAGGTTCATTGCATACGCGATATTCGGAGCGCTTATAGGACAGCTGGGAGGGGTAATCCCTCCTTCCGTCAGGACTCCATTAGTCCTGTCCGGTTATCTGCTTTTTTCGGTATATCTTCTTCTTACTGTTGTCAGAGTAAGGAAAACCTGTTCAGGATGCCAGACAGGAAAACTGCTCAAGATTACCAGAAGTGCTTTCCTGCTCGGAATCCTTACGGGATTTTCCATCTGCCCCGCATTTCTCATAGCTGTTACAAGCGCTTTTAATACCAGCGGTCCGCTCAGCGGCATGACGCTATTCATCGGATTCTTTGCTGGCACCACGGTATACATGCTCCCCTTTGCGGTATTCGGTCTTCTCACGGTGAAGGATTGGGTTACAAAGGCAGCAAGAGTGATCGCTGTTATCGTCGCCATCTATTTCGGAGCGATTGGAATAAGAGGGCTTGCGCTATGGATTTCACAATCCTCCATGCGGCAGGAACTGGCTGAAATGGTAGTTCATGAATCCCATGGAGATGCTGACATTTCAATATTCTCGGTTGAGGATTCCGATACATTGTACATTCTGACATTTGCAGAGGATGAACAGGACAGGGGAGTTGAACTGGCTGAACAGATACGCGGTGCAAATCTCCCTCCATTGAAGGTTATCCTGTTTGACGAAGATCAATGGCTTCAGCAGATCGGTTCAGTTCCTGAGCTGTCCGCCGTTATTACACCTGTATGGATAGATTCCAGATCAGGGATTGATACCTCTCCCTGGCAGGACAGCGTCTCGGTATACCTTGAGAGTATGAGAATGAGAACCTTCGCGGTTGAATACGAACCATGGTGTTCCGAACGGGGGTATGGGATACAGTCATTTCTTGAGATGTACGCTTTTCGCTGTCATCCTGACTCAGGATTTACTTTTCTGATGCTGAATCCTCTGGGGTGCGGTCCTGCTGATTGTTCTTCCTGCGATATTACTCATTAGATTACAGATGTAGTGAATTCTGAAACATTATCTGAAGGAGAACTGATGCCAGATAAAGCTTCATGCGGATATTCAGGCCCTAAAGTCAAATCAGACTGTAAAATAACCTACGAATGCACTGATGCAGAACTATCTATCGCCATAAACGGCAGTTCTTCCCCTGATCTTATTGAGGAAGCAGTCCGGAACACAGCGGAGCGGATGGGAATTGCAGCAGGCTGTGTCGATATAGAGGATTGCGGCGCTGCACCGTTCGTTGCTGCCGCAAGATTCGAAGCCGCCTCAAGGAAAGTACTAGGTGACGATTTTCCGGCTTTACCTCCTGCTAGAAATATCACTTCATCGGAACGATACAGACCCAGAAGATCAAGGCTGTATGTTCCTGGAAACCGTCCGAGATTCATGGAGAAATCGCTCTCATCAGGAGCGGATGCCGTAATTCTCGATCTTGAGGACAGCGTGTCTCCTGACAGGAAATTCGAAGCCCGTATACTTGTGGCTTACTCGCTGCAGAATCTTGATTTCGGCGGGATGGAAGTAATGGTGCGGATCAATCAGGGTGAATTGTCAATTGACGATCTTGACTGGATAGTACCGCAGCCTGTTCAGCACATACTGCTGCCCAAGGTTGAACTGGCGGACGAAGTTTCTTCCATAAGGGATATGATCGAGAAGCTTGCTGAGATATACGGCAGGGAAGCACCTGTCTGGCTGATGCCCATAATAGAGAGCCCCCTTGGAATCTTCAACGCGCTTTCAATTGCTATGTCGGTTCCGGAAGATTCAGTCGCCCTGACGCTTGGATTGCAGGATCTTTCAGCTGAGATGGGTGTTACCCCAACTGCTGAGGGAACAGAGAGCTTCACGGCACGGAGTTTGGTAGTACTTGCCGCAAGAGCTGCCGGTCTTCAGCCGATAGATACCGTTTACGCCGATGTAAAGAACGAAGAAGGGCTTCGCGAATCGATCAGAAGGGCAAAGACTCTTGGCTTTATCGGCAAGGGGTGCATTCATCCACTCCAGGTTCCGATAATCAACGAAGGGTTCCTTCCTGAGCCGGCAGCGGTAAGCAGGGCAAAAAAGGTTGTAGTTGCCATGGAGAAAGCGGAAAGTGAAGGTCTTGGAGCAATAGTTCTCGGTTCAAAAATGATAGATCCTCCTGTAGCAAAACAAGCACAGGTTGTTGTTGATAATGCAATCAGTTTAGGTTTGATCTCTATGAACTGGCGCGAAGAGGAGGAAAATAAATGATATGCCCCAAATGCAATACGGAACTGGAAGCAACAGAATTCTCCGGTGTGAGAATTGAAACCTGCCCCGGTTGCGGTGGAAGCTGGTTCGACAGAGATGAATTGAGACAGGCAAGAAACATAGCTGATCCCGACCTTGCATGGATGGAATTCAATCTCTGGAAGGAAACCGATGGTTTCCGCGTCAGGAAGGATTCCTCCAGATGTCCTTCATGCGGCGGAAAGATGGCTTTAATCGGCTATACAGATACAGAAGTTGAACTGGACTACTGCAGAGAGTGCGGAGGGATCTGGCTGGATAAAGGGGAATTCAACGCGATTATCACCGCTCTGGAAGAAGATATCGACAGCACCACCGCTTCCGAATTTCTGAAAATAAGCATCAAGGAAATGCAGGAGCTGATTGAGGCAAGTGACAACTTCGGGAAAGAGTGGAAGCACTTCAGGACAGTTCTTAAGCTTCTCGAATACCGCGTTCTGGCCGAACACAGAACAATCGCCGGAATAATAGAGAACTTCCGAAGCCCCTTCGCGTAGGTCTTATGAGCTTATCCGTTATTGCTGCTGAGCCTGTTTTCCCCTGGCATTGGCGAGAATATCACCGACTATTGGAAGCAGAATAATCAGCAGCCATCCGAACAGGAACTCCTGGCTGCGAAGACCGAAGCTTCCATATGGTACTGCTCTCTCCTGGATCTCACTGAAGATCATCCAGACGATACTCATCGGGATGAGCCAGCGAATACAGATACTCCACCAGAGGCCGATATTGAAGCTGGAGTTCTCGTTGATGTAATTTCTCTGCTTATTTGCGCCGGTACCCCATCCGATAATCAGCACCTCACCAAGAACTACCAGAGTAAGGCCGTAACTGTTCATGAAGTGATCCGCGATATCAAGTATGTGAATCCCCATGCCTGTCAGCATTGGCAGACCGAGGAGAAACGCGGCTCCACCCACGATGAGATTGGCCTTTCTGTGCGATGTGTTCCACTTATCCTTTACCGAAGATGTTGCCGCCTCCAGAAGGCTGAAAGCGGAATCGACAGCCAGGGTCAGAAGCATTATGAAGAAGAGAACGCCGAAAAACCTGGCAGCAGGCAGAGTACAGATAATATGCGGATATGCTACGAATGCCAGTCCGGGACCACTCTCGACCACCTGGGAAACCGGTACGCCAAGATTCGACGCGTGATGTCCGAGAGCAGAAAAAACCGCCATTCCACCGAAGAACGCCGTAAGAGCATCGGCAATACCTATGATCATGGCATTGGCCGCTATGTTTGTTTTCTTGGGAAGAAAACTGCCGTATGCGATCATTATGGCAAAGCCTACGCTCAGGCTGAAAAATACCTG
Encoded proteins:
- a CDS encoding sulfite exporter TauE/SafE family protein is translated as MFESLSAGLSLGLATGLTCLASCGPVYGVYLLGEKRTGFQALWVILKLNAGRFIAYAIFGALIGQLGGVIPPSVRTPLVLSGYLLFSVYLLLTVVRVRKTCSGCQTGKLLKITRSAFLLGILTGFSICPAFLIAVTSAFNTSGPLSGMTLFIGFFAGTTVYMLPFAVFGLLTVKDWVTKAARVIAVIVAIYFGAIGIRGLALWISQSSMRQELAEMVVHESHGDADISIFSVEDSDTLYILTFAEDEQDRGVELAEQIRGANLPPLKVILFDEDQWLQQIGSVPELSAVITPVWIDSRSGIDTSPWQDSVSVYLESMRMRTFAVEYEPWCSERGYGIQSFLEMYAFRCHPDSGFTFLMLNPLGCGPADCSSCDITH
- a CDS encoding 4Fe-4S binding protein, with protein sequence MTQYAKVFAILAAALVLVSACKGPVESTQLIVDTDACTGCGECVEVCPYGAIEVIDGDAVIDPSLCHFCYRCVEQCPEGAIY
- a CDS encoding zf-TFIIB domain-containing protein yields the protein MICPKCNTELEATEFSGVRIETCPGCGGSWFDRDELRQARNIADPDLAWMEFNLWKETDGFRVRKDSSRCPSCGGKMALIGYTDTEVELDYCRECGGIWLDKGEFNAIITALEEDIDSTTASEFLKISIKEMQELIEASDNFGKEWKHFRTVLKLLEYRVLAEHRTIAGIIENFRSPFA
- a CDS encoding CoA ester lyase: MPDKASCGYSGPKVKSDCKITYECTDAELSIAINGSSSPDLIEEAVRNTAERMGIAAGCVDIEDCGAAPFVAAARFEAASRKVLGDDFPALPPARNITSSERYRPRRSRLYVPGNRPRFMEKSLSSGADAVILDLEDSVSPDRKFEARILVAYSLQNLDFGGMEVMVRINQGELSIDDLDWIVPQPVQHILLPKVELADEVSSIRDMIEKLAEIYGREAPVWLMPIIESPLGIFNALSIAMSVPEDSVALTLGLQDLSAEMGVTPTAEGTESFTARSLVVLAARAAGLQPIDTVYADVKNEEGLRESIRRAKTLGFIGKGCIHPLQVPIINEGFLPEPAAVSRAKKVVVAMEKAESEGLGAIVLGSKMIDPPVAKQAQVVVDNAISLGLISMNWREEEENK